The DNA region gttgTGTCTTCTTGTATTGCTTCGTGTGGTTGGGGCAGCTAGCTACTTTGTTAGTTAAATTCTCTGTTGCATGCTATGATTTGCAGAAAGTAGCTTAGATTCCTGCTATAACTGTTAATTGATTGAGATTTTAACTCCATCATCATGTCAAGCTCTCTTGAGCAGTTTACTTCCTTATTATTTCGTGTGGTGAACGGGCTGggccttttaaatttatttttactcttGCTCATCAAAGCAAAAATTTTGTTGGGTTCTTATAAGCTACATTCTTTACAATCAAAGTTCTTATTCTTTCACCCGTGTCAGGTTGATGATGGAGTTGTGCTACCAGATGAAGCTTCTTTTTACTTGACAGCAATTGAGGATGCCGAGTACAAAGACGACAAGATCGAATGTGAGTATAACAGACTGCTAAATTGATATAAATCTAGgtattcatgttcatatgtatttgTATAACTTTCAACGAGTTTTTCTATTGTGTTTCATTGCAATTCAACTTTTTGTATTCTTATATATACCCCATCTTTTCTACATGGCATCATCTTGCTACAGTTTGGAATAATGTTTATGGCTTTGACATGAGTTGTATAAAAAAGCAAGCTATGATGGAACCTCTTGTTGACACGGTTGACCAGAaacaaattgtaacaaattgcCACCTTCTCAAGGTGAGAAAATACACAAGCATATTcctgtatgtatgt from Gossypium hirsutum isolate 1008001.06 chromosome A04, Gossypium_hirsutum_v2.1, whole genome shotgun sequence includes:
- the LOC107948948 gene encoding probable protein arginine N-methyltransferase 1, whose product is MSSSLEQFTSLLFRVVNGLGLLNLFLLLLIKAKILLGSYKLHSLQSKFLFFHPCQVDDGVVLPDEASFYLTAIEDAEYKDDKIEFWNNVYGFDMSCIKKQAMMEPLVDTVDQKQIVTNCHLLKTMDISKMVLGDASFTAPFKLIAERDDYIHAFVAYFDVSFTKCHKLMGFSTGPRSRATHWKQTVLYLEDVLTICEGETIIGSMTVAPNKKNPRDVDIMVKYSLSGRRCVVSRVQFYKMR